In a genomic window of Chaetodon trifascialis isolate fChaTrf1 chromosome 8, fChaTrf1.hap1, whole genome shotgun sequence:
- the LOC139335552 gene encoding uncharacterized protein, with translation MFSKVRACLVSDLARLPGCVNSNAAIRATPALCRHQHRNFSSESADVKVLYDGLCPICVTEIRFLQFLRRNQPGKVDFIDISLPGYDGAKYKDISYEMAMEEMHVIDEKDEVHRGVPAFAVMYGAVGLGWVGRFMMWPPVRPFMDKSYAIFARNRLKWTGRGQECTTGRCEKKTDGPQKK, from the exons ATGTTTTCCAAAGTAAGAGCATGTTTGGTCTCGGATTTGGCCAGGCTGCCCGGTTGTGTAAATTCAAATGCGGCGATTAGAGCGACACCTGCCCTGTGCAGACATCAACATCGGAACTTCAGCTCCGAGTCTGCAGATGTGAAG GTGTTATATGATGGACTTTGTCCCATTTGTGTGACGGAGATCCGGTTCCTCCAGTTTCTGCGGAGAAATCAGCCTGGAAAAGTGGATTTCATCGATATCTCCCTGCCGGGCTACGATGGAGCGAAATACAAGGACATCAGCTACGAGATGGCCATGGAGGAAATGCATGTGATTGATGAGAAAGACGAG GTTCACCGTGGGGTCCCAGCGTTTGCAGTCATGTACGGTGCCGTGGGTCTTGGCTGGGTGGGTCGCTTCATGATGTGGCCACCTGTGAGGCCGTTCATGGACAAGTCTTATGCCATCTTTGCCAGGAACCGCTTAAAGTGGACCGGACGTGGCCAGGAGTGCACCACAGGGCgctgtgaaaagaaaacagatgggCCACAGAAAAAATGA
- the LOC139335553 gene encoding monocarboxylate transporter 2-like: MSPAAASNLGYTPPDGGWGWVVVLASFISIGFSYAFPKSLTIYFKEIQEYFSVSYSQIAWVSSVMLASMYAGGPVSSILVNRYGSRPVVMVGGVMVCAGMVLASFGTTIMHLYLCVGVIGGLGLAFNLQPALTIIGTYFHVKRPMANGLAMAGSPVFLFTLAPLNQFLFDSFGWRGSFLVLGAIVLNCCVAGALMRPVNKHALKKPKSEPSKCNGAAAEEAATAGAGVQSDNLLPEEKQKESKGQSCMQKFIDPSLFRHRGFLIYLIGNVVMFFGFFAPVVFLAPYAKHLGIDEYSAAFLLSIFALVDMFVRPTTGLVGNTKWIRPRIQYFFSLAVSYNGVCHLLCPLASGYWGLVAYAVFFGVAFGMVCALLFEVLMDLVGAHRFSSAVGLVTIIECAPVLLGPPMSGALVDIFGEYKYLYYACGVLMLVPGIYFFIMNYYNYKKLEEEQSMAVDMRTCEEAVQLKTSQDDKTAHETDE; the protein is encoded by the exons ATGTCCCCTGCAGCAGCAAGCAATCTAGGCTACACTCCGCCTGATGGAGGCTGGGGCTGGGTTGTCGTCTTAGCCTCTTTCATCTCCATAGGATTCTCCTATGCCTTTCCCAAGTCCCTCACCATCTACTTTAAGGAGATTCAGGaatatttttcagtttcctACAGTCAGATTGCCTGGGTGTCCTCAGTCATGCTCGCCTCTATGTATGCAGGAG GACCAGTGAGCAGCATACTTGTCAACCGCTATGGCAGCAGGCCTGTGGTTATGGTCGGTGGGGTCATGGTTTGTGCTGGTATGGTGCTTGCTTCTTTTGGAACTACTATTATGCACCTGTATCTTTGCGTTGGAGTAATTGGAG GTTTAGGTCTCGCCTTCAACCTCCAGCCGGCACTGACAATCATAGGTACCTACTTCCATGTCAAAAGGCCAATGGCGAACGGACTCGCTATGGCAGGAAGcccagtttttcttttcactctggCTCCTCTCAATCAGTTTCTGTTTGATTCTTTTGGCTGGAGAGGGAGTTTCCTCGTCCTGGGAGCCATTGTTTTGAACTGCTGTGTAGCCGGTGCTTTGATGAGACCAGTCAACAAACATGCTCTAAAGAAGCCGAAAAGCGAACCATCAAAGTGTAACGGGGCGGCTGCTGAGGAAGCTGCGACCGCTGGTGCCGGTGTGCAATCAGATAACCTTCTGCCTGAGGAAAAGCAAAAGGAGAGCAAGGGTCAAAGCTGTATGCAGAAATTCATAGATCCCTCGCTCTTCAGACACAGGGGCTTCCTCATTTATCTCATTGGTAATGTGGTCatgttttttggctttttcGCTCCTGTGGTTTTTCTTGCTCCTTATGCCAAACATCTAGGGATCGATGAATATTCAGCAGCTTTCTTGCTCTCTATTTTTGCTCTCGTCGACATGTTTGTCAGACCGACAACTGGCCTCGTAGGCAACACCAAGTGGATAAGACCACGAATCCAGTACTTTTTCAGCTTAGCAGTGTCATACAATGGTGTGTGCCACCTTTTGTGCCCGCTGGCGTCTGGATATTGGGGTCTGGTTGCTTATGCCGTCTTCTTTGGTGTGGCGTTTGGGATGGTTTGCGCACTGCTCTTCGAGGTTCTGATGGACCTCGTTGGAGCTCATCGCTTCTCCAGTGCAGTTGGACTTGTCACCATTATCGAGTGCGCACCAGTGCTTCTTGGACCTCCAATGTCAG GAGCTCTGGTTGATATTTTTGGGGAATACAAATACTTGTACTACGCCTGCGGAGTGTTGATGCTGGTGCCTGGCATATATTTCTTCATCATGAATTACTACAACTACAAGAAgctggaagaggagcagagtATGGCTGTGGATATGAGGACTTGTGAAGAGGCAGTACAGCTTAAAACGAGCCAGGATGATAAAACAGCACATGAAACAGACgaatga